The following proteins are co-located in the Leishmania major strain Friedlin complete genome, chromosome 30 genome:
- a CDS encoding putative serine-threonine kinase gives MSGYLKVLSPDGRWETRYIEIDDAKLRIWRTKGDKESSAAVVKELDLKCATLREVSEPNTWAVQPEKAEATYFQADGEERKTEWMDTLRHYNSSSSGSEKVTLRDFEKKFVLGKGSYGKVFMVVKKDTDKWYAMKEMSAEKMRQAEIKAPFAERIILEEIDHPFIVHLHYSFQEQGNLYMILDLLAGGELFTYIEQHAPLDEEVVKFYAAEVALALGYLHSRNIIYRDLKPENVVFDRDGHACLTDFGLAKANVHEPNAVTYCGTNEYLAPELLKGVPHGKAVDWWSLGLMMCEMLFNDLPFYDENPMQMQMKILTEDVAFPPHIQITEETKDLIRCLLNKNPERRLQTLEAFKAHKCFSNLDFCLLEARKLKAPITPDPNPAHNFAKEFTSEVIVQNESPSQAVVTLAGYTYDRDLSEQEKSPSHSPTIAEELRQRRASKKRPTNGSDAASPPVTGENRTSNSSPAGVPMKQAAPGPVKKVEHHIPAKVAPQAARKKLTGNKSFDKPTK, from the coding sequence ATGAGTGGTTATTTGAAGGTGCTGTCTCCGGACGGTAGGTGGGAGACACGTTACATTGAGATCGACGATGCCAAGCTGCGCATTTGGAGGACAAAGGGGGACAAGGAATCCAGTGCAGCAGTGGTGAAGGAGCTGGACCTCAAGTGTGCCACCCTGCGCGAGGTTTCAGAGCCCAACACTTGGGCGGTGCAGCCGGAAAAGGCAGAGGCTACATACTTCCAAGCAGACGGAGAAGAACGAAAAACTGAGTGGATGGACACGCTGCGGCACTACAACTCGAGCAGCTCCGGGTCCGAGAAGGTGACGCTTAGGGATTTTGAAAAGAAATTCGTGCTAGGCAAAGGCTCCTATGGCAAGGTATTCATGGTAGTGAAGAAGGACACGGACAAGTGGTACGCTATGAAGGAGATGAGCGCGGAGAAGATGCGGCAGGCGGAGATAAAGGCGCCGTTTGCAGAGCGCATTATTTTGGAGGAGATCGACCATCCTTTTATCGTTCACCTTCACTACTCGTTCCAAGAGCAAGGAAACTTGTACATGATCCTCGACCTACTAGCAGGCGGCGAGCTCTTCACCTACATTGAGCAACACGCTCCACTCGACGAAGAGGTCGTCAAGTTTTACGCGGCCGAAGTAGCCCTGGCGCTTGGGTATCTGCACAGCCGCAACATTATTTATCGCGATTTGAAGCCGGAGAACGTCGTCTTTGACCGTGACGGGCACGCCTGTCTGACCGACTTTGGGCTCGCCAAGGCGAACGTGCACGAGCCGAACGCTGTCACGTACTGTGGCACGAACGAGTACCTGGCCCCAGAGTTGCTGAAGGGTGTGCCCCACGGCAAGGCGGTAGACTGGTGGTCCCTAGGGCTCATGATGTGTGAGATGCTTTTCAACGACCTCCCTTTTTACGACGAAAATCCGATGCAAATGCAGATGAAGATTTTGACGGAAGACGTTGCCTTCCCACCCCACATTCAGATCACTGAGGAGACAAAGGACTTGATTCGGTGCCTGCTGAACAAGAACcccgagcgccgcctgcaaACGTTGGAGGCGTTCAAGGCACATAAGTGCTTTTCAAACCTCGATTTCTGTCTTCTAGAGGCGCGCAAGCTCAAGGCGCCGATAACGCCCGATCCAAACCCGGCCCACAACTTCGCGAAGGAGTTTACGAGCGAGGTGATTGTCCAAAATGAGTCACCGTCGCAGGCAGTCGTTACGCTGGCCGGCTACACCTACGATAGAGACTTGTCAGAGCAGGAAAAGTCCCCGTCCCACTCTCCCACAATagcagaggagctgcggcaacGTAGAGCATCTAAGAAAAGACCTACCAACGGCAGTGAtgctgcctctcctcccgTGACAGGTGAAAATAGGACGTCGAACTCCAGCCCAGCTGGGGTGCCGATGAAGCAAGCTGCACCCGGCCCCGTGAAGAAAGTGGAGCACCACATACCCGCCAAGGTGGCGCCACAAGCCGCGCGGAAAAAGCTGACGGGGAACAAGAGCTTCGACAAGCCCACGAAGTAG
- a CDS encoding putative surface protein amastin: MGFEALRGRMDVALSMLCSCIVFMFLVTSAPISQFRGRGMNVGGASKLSCVTVWGLKNDCTANNYDYRPTSIGCARSKQLFQVSEAFYIVAVIVSFLSCLMSGLYFMGIKAKVLLVLLAVLEVGFALIPWVCMTAVWHGNYCGGSTVKINTSSGKADGVPLGSVLRESFKASAGYGLTVAAWCTQVIGLVLLIAM, translated from the coding sequence ATGGGGTTCGAGGCTCTCCGCGGCCGCATGGATGTGGCGCTGAGTATGCTGTGCTCGTGCATCGTGTTCATGTTCCTCGTGACGTCTGCGCCGATATCGCAGTTCCGTGGCAGGGGCATGAACGTTGGCGGCGCGAGCAAGTTGTCGTGCGTGACCGTGTGGGGCCTGAAGAATGACTGCACCGCCAACAACTACGACTACCGCCCGACGAGCATAGGGTGCGCACGCTCGAAGCAGCTGTTCCAGGTATCGGAGGCGTTCTACATTGTCGCTGTTATTGTGTCATTCCTGTCGTGCCTGATGAGTGGCCTGTACTTCATGGGCATTAAGGCAAAGGTGCTGCTGGTCCTGCTTGCCGTTCTTGAGGTTGGTTTTGCGCTGATCCCATGGGTGTGCATGACGGCGGTGTGGCACGGCAACTACTGCGGTGGGTCGACCGTGAAGATCAACACGTCGAGCGGCAAGGCGGACGGCGTGCCGCTCGGCTCTGTGCTGCGTGAGTCGTTCAAGGCCAGCGCTGGCTACGGTCTGACGGTTGCGGCGTGGTGCACCCAGGTGATTGGCCTGGTTCTGCTGATTGCCATGTAG
- a CDS encoding putative surface protein amastin: MGFEALRGRMDVALSMLCSCIVFMFLVTSAPISQFRGRGMNVGGASKLSCVTVWGLKNDCTANNYDYRPTSIGCARSKQLFQVSEAFYIVAVIVSFLSCLMSGLYFMGIKAKVLLVLLAVLEVGFALIPWVCMTAVWHGNYCGGSTVKINTSSGKADGVPLGSVLRESFKASAGYGLTVAAWCTQVIGLVLLIIM; this comes from the coding sequence ATGGGGTTCGAGGCTCTCCGCGGCCGCATGGATGTGGCGCTGAGTATGCTGTGCTCGTGCATCGTGTTCATGTTCCTCGTGACGTCTGCGCCGATATCGCAGTTCCGTGGCAGGGGCATGAACGTTGGCGGCGCGAGCAAGTTGTCGTGCGTGACCGTGTGGGGCCTGAAGAATGACTGCACCGCCAACAACTACGACTACCGCCCGACGAGCATAGGGTGCGCACGCTCGAAGCAGCTGTTCCAGGTATCGGAGGCGTTCTACATTGTCGCTGTTATTGTGTCATTCCTGTCGTGCCTGATGAGTGGCCTGTACTTCATGGGCATTAAGGCAAAGGTGCTGCTGGTCCTGCTTGCCGTTCTTGAGGTTGGTTTTGCGCTGATCCCATGGGTGTGCATGACGGCGGTGTGGCACGGCAACTACTGCGGTGGGTCGACCGTGAAGATCAACACGTCGAGCGGCAAGGCGGACGGCGTGCCGCTCGGCTCTGTGCTGCGTGAGTCGTTCAAGGCCAGCGCTGGCTACGGTCTGACGGTTGCGGCGTGGTGCACCCAGGTGATTGGCCTGGTTCTGTTGATTATAATGTGA
- a CDS encoding amastin-like surface protein-like protein produces MANKKSFYNQEYSKHVGAVILFIVSFVAMTFTVCGTPLGMLMIRSWGEDLSGSSAELELNPCFTLWGLHSDCSKPDYSLRITDSPIVNCSDMHVRFEAAEAFSIVAIFSLVGLFGASWYMICGSKIKKAVMLLAVFAIGSTTVPWAIVTAFYYTPFCGLDFLTNTHTRFGAGYALLVTSFVLQIVGLILFVIFEPNTSKKLEENAKGAASEVWSSTASALR; encoded by the coding sequence ATGGCCAACAAGAAGTCCTTCTACAACCAGGAGTACAGCAAGCACGTGGGTGCAGTGATCTTATTCATTGTCTCCTTCGTGGCGATGACCTTTACGGTCTGCGGCACCCCTCTGGGTATGCTGATGATCCGTTCGTGGGGAGAGGACCTTTCGGGCTCTAGTGCTGAACTGGAGCTCAATCCGTGCTTCACGCTGTGGGGCTTGCACAGCGACTGCTCGAAGCCTGATTACTCGCTTCGCATCACGGACTCGCCCATTGTCAACTGCTCTGACATGCATGTCCGCTTCGAGGCGGCTGAGGCGTTCAGCATTGTGGCCATCTTCTCTCTTGTCGGTCTCTTCGGCGCGTCCTGGTACATGATCTGCGGCTCCAAGATCAAGAAGGCTGTGATGTTgctcgccgtcttcgccaTCGGCTCCACGACTGTTCCATGGGCGATCGTTACGGCGTTCTACTACACCCCCTTCTGCGGCCTAGATTTCCTGACCAACACGCATACCCGCTTCGGCGCCGGCTACGCGCTGCTGGTTACCTCGTTCGTGCTGCAGATTGTCGGCCTCATCCTGTTCGTCATCTTTGAGCCGAACACCTCGAagaagctggaggagaacGCGAAGGGCGCCGCGTCTGAAGTCTGGTCCAGCACCGCGTCTGCGTTGCGCTAA
- a CDS encoding putative adenosine kinase produces the protein MSALPQLYIQCNPLLDVSAPVDDAFLEKYKVQKTSACLMEEIHKGIFEELEQHPDVTYVPGGSGLNTARVAQWIAQAPKGSFVNYVGCVSDDKYGKILKEAAEKDGVNMHLEYTTKAPTGSCAVCISGKDRSLVANLSAANLLSADHMHSSDVVDTLKGCQLCYLTGFTLTIDVNYVLQVAEAARASGGQFMMNLSAPFVLQYFTENFNKAVPYLDVIFGNEVEAKALADAMKWDPASTHELAKKAVMELPYSGTRDRLVVFTQGSQPTVYATRSGKTGSVTVQPIAQDSIVDLNGAGDAFVGGFLAAYAMSCSIERCCEVGNYAAGVIIQHNGCTYPEKPSISP, from the coding sequence ATGTCCGCGCTTCCGCAGCTCTACATTCAGTGCAACCCGCTCCTCGACGTGTCTGCCCCTGTCGATGATGCGTTCTTAGAGAAGTACAAGGTGCAGAAGACGTCTGCCTGTTTGATGGAGGAGATCCATAAGGGCATCTTCGAGGAGCTAGAGCAGCACCCCGACGTGACCTACGTCCCCGGCGGCTCTGGCCTCAACACCGCCCGCGTGGCGCAGTGGATCGCGCAGGCCCCCAAGGGCAGCTTCGTCAACTACGTTGGCTGCGTCTCGGACGACAAGTACGGCAAAATACTCAAGGAAGCCGCGGAGAAGGACGGGGTGAACATGCACCTTGAGTATACGACAAAGGCACCCACCGGCTCGTGCGCCGTGTGCATCTCAGGCAAGGATCGCTCGCTGGTGGCGAACTTGTCCGCAGCGAATTTGCTCTCCGCGGATCACatgcacagcagcgatgtCGTTGATACGCTGAAGGGCTGCCAGCTCTGCTACCTCACCGGCTTCACGCTGACGATCGACGTGAACTATGTGCTTCAggtcgcggaggcggcccGTGCGTCGGGTGGGCAGTTCATGATGAACCTCTCCGCCCCCTTCGTGCTGCAGTACTTCACGGAGAACTTCAACAAGGCGGTGCCGTACCTCGACGTCATCTTTGGTAACGAGGTCGAGGCGAAGGCACTTGCGGACGCCATGAAGTGGGACCCCGCCAGCACCCACGAGTTGGCTAAAAAGGCAGTGATGGAGCTGCCGTACAGCGGCACTCGCGaccgcctcgtcgtcttcaCGCAGGGCAGCCAGCCGACGGTGTACGCTACCCGCAGCGGCAAGACCGGCTCCGTCACGGTGCAGCCCATCGCGCAGGACAGCATTGTGGACCtgaacggcgccggcgacgcctTCGTTGGCGGCTTCCTTGCCGCGTACGCAATGAGCTGCAGCATCGAGCGGTGCTGCGAGGTGGGGAATTACGCCGCCGGTGTCATCAT